The DNA region AAAACAGAAAATATTCTTCTTCACAGATAGAAGCCAATCTGTAAATTATATAAACTATGAACAAACATTGCTTCAAATAGATTCTTTCTCATATATTTCGCCTTCTATACTTTTACTTATGGCTATACTTCTTTTATATATTATACAAAGAAGAAATGTTGCTGTTGAAAGAAAACAAATTGGTATAATGAAAGCTATTGGGCTTACAGACTTTTCTATTATGTTTATGTATATCAAATATTCGTTTTTGGTATCATTCTTTGGTATATTATTAGCTTTTGTAGCAAGTAAGTTCCTTTTACCTCCAATATTTAAGTCCCTTGGGGCTATATTTGATATGCCTAATTATAATTATCATATATATTTAGATTTATGGATAATATCAACTTTAATAATATTGTTTGTATGCATATTCTCTAATTTGCTTGCTGCTATTTCTATATTAAAACTAAACCCTGCTCAGTCAATGAGAGGAGAGCCTCCAAAAAGCTCTGGAAAAACATTAATAGAGAAATTTAGTATATGGAATAAACTATCATTTAACAGCAGATATGCTATAAAAAATGCTTCAAGAAGTAAAACAAGATATTTAGCATCGCTTTGGGGAATGTTTGCTGCAATTAGTATGACTATATTTGCTCAAGGGTTTAATAACTCTTTTGATTATTTCTTATATACTCTATATGAGAAATTTGCTTTATATGATGCTTCTGTTAGTATAACTCCTACAAAATGGGAAGATAATACTGATATACTTACTAATGATAGTATAAAATATTATGACAAGGCTGCCATCTATCAATCAAGGCTCTATCCTGCTTTTGATGATGATAGCGAAAGTATTTATTTGCCTACTTTGATATATAAAGACGGATTTTCTTCTCTTGACATACCATATAATGATAGTAAAGAAGATTCTGTAATGATTCCAAAATATTTGGCAGATAAATTAAAAGTAAAAGAAAATGACTATATAGGTATAGAACTATATACTGTTGGAAACAGCGTATCAAGAAGAGTGAAAGTTAGTAAGCTTGTTGAACAGCAAGGTATGTTTTATATTTATATGGATAAAGATTTTGCAGAAGACACTTTTGAAGTACAAAATGTTTATAATTCTGTATTTTTAACTTCTGATGTTAGTCAAGATGATATAAAAACTCTATTAGACGACAGCAGTGAAGTATCATACTACAGCTTTAGAAATGATGAATATCAGGCATATAAAAATCAAATAGCTACAATATATTTACTTGTACAAATACTTATATTTATAGCATTCTTGCTTGGTGCTACATCGCTTTATGGTGTTGGTGTTATTACTTTGGCTACAAGAAGATACGAGTTTACTCTTCTTAAAGTTATGGGATACACCACTAAAGAGATAATGCTTGCTTCATTAAAAGAAACTATTACTCAAGTGATAATAGCAATACCTACAGGAATATTAGCAGGATATGGTATACTTTATTTGGTTAAGAAACCATTTTCAAGTAAGTTATTTTCATTTGTACCGCATATTTATAATTACAGTTATTTATTAGCAATAGTATTACTTGTTGTTGTAATATTCTTGGTGTCTTTGATGAGTATGCATTATGTTAATAAGCTTGATATGGTTGAGGGCTTAAAAGACAGAGAAGAATAAGAAACTTTCTCAATAAGTATTTTAAGTTTTATTAAAATAGATATTTTTAATTATTTTTAGCATATACATAAATAGCTATATTTTGATAATTTTTATAAATGTATTATCAACTTTTCCCGCCTTACGAACCTAAAGGTACTCCCTTTGGTCGCGGTGCGGACTTCGTCAAAGAACCCAAAAGTGCAAGAGCTTTAGCTTTATATGTTTGGAATATGAATAAAATATAGTTGTTTCAGTATATAACATAAACAGCTATATTTTGATAATTTTTATGAATGTATTATCAGCTTTTTAAGAAC from Brachyspira pilosicoli P43/6/78 includes:
- a CDS encoding ABC transporter permease, giving the protein MVNIKTKLLFRKISKQLAIFMSAIFIVTLAVLFFVAVKTVYRDFKLTAEEYFDKNNLDDLVLFGMFSEDDIKTIEEINGIDMVEAKHRFQGKIDDIDAIIYASKDNNNKINKPYIYDGKDNLETNEIAINKNFADANSLSLGDEVEVIYNDKTNSFTIAALVSYPNYVFLFKDGASTASEAKDFAVIEMNDDNFNYVPYNSIYIKYKENVNRDNIEQLIRIKLKQKIFFFTDRSQSVNYINYEQTLLQIDSFSYISPSILLLMAILLLYIIQRRNVAVERKQIGIMKAIGLTDFSIMFMYIKYSFLVSFFGILLAFVASKFLLPPIFKSLGAIFDMPNYNYHIYLDLWIISTLIILFVCIFSNLLAAISILKLNPAQSMRGEPPKSSGKTLIEKFSIWNKLSFNSRYAIKNASRSKTRYLASLWGMFAAISMTIFAQGFNNSFDYFLYTLYEKFALYDASVSITPTKWEDNTDILTNDSIKYYDKAAIYQSRLYPAFDDDSESIYLPTLIYKDGFSSLDIPYNDSKEDSVMIPKYLADKLKVKENDYIGIELYTVGNSVSRRVKVSKLVEQQGMFYIYMDKDFAEDTFEVQNVYNSVFLTSDVSQDDIKTLLDDSSEVSYYSFRNDEYQAYKNQIATIYLLVQILIFIAFLLGATSLYGVGVITLATRRYEFTLLKVMGYTTKEIMLASLKETITQVIIAIPTGILAGYGILYLVKKPFSSKLFSFVPHIYNYSYLLAIVLLVVVIFLVSLMSMHYVNKLDMVEGLKDREE